A single Actinomycetota bacterium DNA region contains:
- a CDS encoding glucosamine-6-phosphate isomerase has product MGNFKGIMTHQTLSDQDFTKLMAMPIEELKEWSNVGVRIVDNAQILYQEMARSIADVIIANNKENKKTKLILPVGPTPQYDILKQIINSEKINLENLWVFFMDEYLDWECRAVPESHPMSFEGYMKKNLFDLIDGSLGLKREQIIFPDPADLDYIDKKIEELGGVDVCYGGLGYHGHIAFNEPYDTYYRRMTIEKFLASKTRIIDLNSDTFVINSLCGIGGNCYDLPPKAVTLGMKPIIEAKRIEIYCDGGDLNWQLASLRLALMHPPTLDRPGTLLQLHPDPKENVLFVADRLTARPVMVAPK; this is encoded by the coding sequence ATGGGAAATTTCAAAGGCATTATGACTCACCAGACATTAAGCGATCAGGATTTTACAAAACTTATGGCCATGCCTATTGAGGAATTAAAAGAATGGAGTAATGTCGGAGTAAGGATTGTTGATAATGCACAAATACTTTACCAGGAAATGGCAAGATCGATCGCAGATGTTATTATTGCAAATAATAAAGAAAATAAAAAAACAAAACTAATTCTTCCGGTAGGTCCAACACCGCAATATGATATTTTAAAACAGATAATAAATTCAGAAAAAATTAATCTTGAGAATCTGTGGGTATTTTTTATGGATGAATATCTTGACTGGGAATGCAGAGCTGTGCCGGAATCTCATCCGATGAGTTTTGAGGGATATATGAAAAAGAATTTATTTGACCTCATAGACGGATCGCTCGGACTAAAAAGGGAGCAGATTATATTTCCGGATCCTGCCGACTTGGACTATATCGACAAAAAAATTGAAGAACTCGGTGGTGTAGATGTTTGTTATGGTGGTCTGGGATATCATGGGCACATAGCCTTTAATGAGCCTTATGATACTTATTACAGAAGAATGACAATAGAAAAATTTCTGGCATCAAAAACAAGAATAATAGATCTTAATTCAGATACTTTTGTAATAAACAGTCTTTGCGGAATAGGAGGCAATTGCTACGATCTTCCTCCTAAAGCAGTTACATTGGGAATGAAACCTATTATTGAAGCAAAAAGGATTGAAATATACTGTGATGGCGGAGATCTGAACTGGCAGCTTGCCAGCCTCAGGCTTGCGCTTATGCACCCTCCTACACTTGATCGTCCCGGCACTCTTTTACAGCTTCACCCTGATCCAAAAGAAAATGTTTTATTTGTTGCAGACAGACTTACCGCAAGACCGGTTATGGTTGCTCCAAAATAA